In Parasteatoda tepidariorum isolate YZ-2023 chromosome 2, CAS_Ptep_4.0, whole genome shotgun sequence, one DNA window encodes the following:
- the LOC107453334 gene encoding zinc finger protein 271: MSLKDSNLLRHNVHAAEKPYSCSICNKGFSKKGTLTRHILIHTGEKPYSCSVCNKSFSQMYNLNQHIRIHTGEKPYTCTICNKSFSQKVVFNQHMNVHSGEKPYSCSLCNKKFSDRSNLTEHRRVHTGEKPYSCNICYKSFSRRSNLLKHMRIHTGEKSFSCHICNKSFTQNSHLAAHRRVHTGEKPYSCSACNKSFSTKECLTRHSRAHAVKLHSCGVCNKYFSKKIHLTQHIHVHIGEKRYSCSTCGKGFSKNSHLTEHIRVHTGEKPFSCNMCSRSFSKNSTLIKHIRVHTGDKPYPCSICNKSFSQKYNLTQHIRIHTGERPYSCSICSKNFFKKDQLSQHMRVHTDVKLFSCSICNKSFSQKYNLNQHIRMHTGERPYSCSICSKNFFQKDQLSQHIQVHTDDKPFSCNICNKSFSKKSYLTKHIHVHTNEKPYSCHICSKNFSQKYYLSQHIRIHNGEKLYSCHKCNKKFLHKHRLSQHMHVHTGEKSFSCSICNKIFSCRSNLAEHRREHTDVKPYSCSICYKSFSYQNSLITHRRNHTGDKSFSCSICNKIFSSREYLTRHSCTHTGEKP, encoded by the coding sequence ATGAGTTTAAAAGACAGCAACTTGCTTAGGCATAATGTTCATGCTGccgagaaaccttattcttgtagtatatgtaataagggTTTTTCTAAGAAAGGTACTCTGACTAGGCACATTCTtattcatactggtgaaaaaccttattcttgcagtgtatgtaataagagtttttcacaaatgtataatttaaatcagcACATTCGgattcatactggtgagaaaccttatacTTGTactatatgtaataagagtttttcacagAAGGTTGTGTTTAATCAGCACATGAATGTTCAttctggtgagaaaccttattcttgtagtttatgtaataaaaaattttcagataggAGTAATCTGACTGAGCACAGACGCGTACATAcgggtgagaaaccttattcttgtaacATATGTTACAAGAGTTTTTCTCGTAGGAGTAATCTGCTTAAGCACATGCgtattcatactggtgagaaatcTTTTTCTTGTCATAtttgtaataagagttttacaCAGAACAGTCATCTGGCAGCACACAGACgggttcatactggtgagaaaccttattcttgtagtgcatgtaataagagtttttcaacgAAGGAATGTCTAACTAGACATAGTCGTGCTCATGCTGTGAAACTTCATTCTTGTGgtgtatgtaataaatatttttcaaagaagatTCATCTGACTCAGCATATTCATGTTCATATTGGTGAAAAACGATATTCTTGTAGCACATGTGGTAAAGGTTTTTCAAAGAATAGTCATCTGACTGAGCACattcgtgttcatactggtgagaaacctttttCTTGTAATATGTGTAGTAGGAGTTTTTCAAAGAATAGTACTCTGATTAAGCACattcgtgttcatactggtgataAACCTTAtccttgtagtatatgtaataaaagtttttcacaaaagtataatttaactCAGCACATTCGTATTCATACTGGTGAAagaccttattcttgtagtatatgtagtaagaatttttttaagaaagatcaGTTAAGTCAGCACATGCGGGTTCATACTGatgtgaaacttttttcttgtagtatatgtaataagagctTTTcacaaaagtataatttaaatcagCATATTCGTATGCATACTGGTGAAagaccttattcttgtagtatatgtagtaagaatttttttcagaaggATCAGTTAAGTCAGCACATACAGGTTCATACTGATGATAAACCTTTTTcttgtaatatatgtaataagagtttttctaagaaaagttATCTGACTAAGCATATTCATGTTCATACCaatgagaaaccttattcttgtcaTATATGTAGTaagaatttttcacaaaagtattatttaagcCAACATATTCGTATTCATAATGgtgaaaaactttattcttgTCATAAATGTAATAAGAAGTTTTTGCACAAGCATCGGTTAAGTCAGCACATGCATGTTCACACTGGTGAGAAGTCTTTTTCTTGTAGCATatgtaataagattttttcatGTAGGAGTAATCTGGCTGAACACAGACGTGAACATACGGATGTGAAACCTTATTCATGTAGCATATGTTACAAGAGTTTTTCATATCAGAATAGTTTGATTACACACCGTCGTAATCATACTGGTGATAAATCTTTTTCTTGtagtatttgtaataaaattttttcatcaaggGAATATCTAACTAGACATAGTTGCactcatactggtgagaaaccttaa